A part of Prolixibacteraceae bacterium genomic DNA contains:
- a CDS encoding LuxR C-terminal-related transcriptional regulator — protein MRAINLILLYLLFQSVVALSAAKSMSIPLYDVVNVSKYEYGACNKNYGIASDDKGRIFLANDMGLVVYDGLKWNLYPHPRKFALTQIYISKKGTVYSSSASEMGVWYINPRGQYSYRQLTTPFIDHREVEICNICESKSGAIYFNRAGKVYSITNSVVEDTQINMDLSLLYEDHGTITDLDNGQLSYFQETKEEVDKLLGHVDGVEVKKIIKLNKDNFLYLTLKNRLYLHCNKTSLELWNTMLAHKLGNCKINKIQRYNNQLIFSTQNRGLYIYDLFTDRHIEINKMNYLNSNRITDFVVDQHGRILVSTMLGVSFIEPNYSKQTYYLHSSIGNEIYTIAKMNDCLLIGTERGLFSIHQNDLSKSKMIKRYKVLPIPFGRVWSLTRTDEGIVCGHSKGTYLINKCFEVVKISGYKNGQSFQPIRFNGVTGRFWIQNASDAIVLYKEPFDQNKPIKYSQINNPGQSLAVYDEYLWTIKSGEHDIYRIPIEYPRKGPIKEQLFLRNNGIYAERTEVLDGDLAFFTEKGIFRYDTLKDTIREATFAKKPLGQYFNSSKTFRVSPFTYWFLHGNDIALFKKNDEQVNQLSHYAFDDHQHSLVDEFEYIFPLNSSQSIVCIQNGFTIVNHDETLHNNALKLWIGELEVYSSDHKLDLYNANDIPSNIVLTSPVKKLSFSIGSEQLPKKRLVTKYRINKRDSIWTEFDHTRPLTFCELKPGSYALQIRSWNELGVEEGNLTLPFKVNQKWYEYINSFVIGSILFFITIFLIVVHYIGKYNRRKIRILTLKNQQIKQREHRKKLEVEKKVVEFRNQNLRSELDAKSRQLILFAMDKDQTSRILNDIKLRFASLKQDLKYRLPDKYYDAHVAYLDELIDKYSDTEELRKFIDQQHKDFIKELLFRCPSLTDKELRTAILIKMDFSNQKIAELFQVSVRSIEIYRYNIRKKMSLDHAVNLKDHLIELFNTMQIQ, from the coding sequence TTGAGGGCCATAAATCTTATTCTTTTATATCTTCTTTTTCAATCTGTAGTTGCATTATCTGCAGCTAAGAGTATGTCTATCCCTCTATATGATGTGGTGAATGTTAGTAAGTATGAATATGGTGCTTGTAATAAGAATTATGGCATAGCCTCTGATGATAAAGGGCGCATATTTCTTGCCAATGATATGGGGTTGGTGGTATATGATGGCTTGAAATGGAATTTATATCCTCATCCACGGAAGTTTGCTTTAACTCAAATATATATATCTAAGAAAGGAACTGTTTATTCGAGTAGTGCCTCAGAAATGGGAGTTTGGTATATAAATCCTAGAGGCCAATATAGTTATAGACAGTTGACTACTCCATTTATAGATCATAGAGAAGTTGAGATTTGTAATATATGTGAATCTAAATCTGGAGCAATATATTTTAATAGAGCAGGTAAGGTATATTCAATAACAAATTCGGTTGTTGAAGATACACAGATAAATATGGATTTGTCACTTCTATACGAAGATCATGGAACCATCACTGATTTGGATAACGGTCAATTGTCGTATTTTCAGGAGACCAAAGAAGAGGTTGACAAACTTTTGGGTCATGTAGATGGTGTAGAAGTAAAGAAGATAATAAAACTCAATAAGGATAATTTTCTTTATCTAACTCTAAAAAATAGGTTGTACCTCCATTGTAACAAAACGTCATTGGAGTTGTGGAACACTATGCTTGCTCACAAGCTTGGTAATTGTAAGATAAATAAGATACAGCGTTATAATAACCAGTTGATTTTTAGTACTCAAAATCGAGGACTATATATATATGACCTTTTTACGGATCGTCATATTGAGATCAATAAGATGAATTACTTGAATAGTAATAGGATTACTGATTTTGTTGTTGATCAACATGGGCGAATTCTAGTTTCCACGATGTTAGGTGTGTCATTTATTGAGCCTAACTATTCGAAGCAAACCTATTATCTTCATAGTAGTATTGGAAATGAGATATATACTATCGCTAAGATGAATGATTGTCTGTTGATTGGTACGGAGAGAGGTCTGTTCTCAATTCATCAGAATGATCTCTCAAAATCAAAGATGATCAAGAGATATAAGGTGCTTCCGATTCCTTTTGGTCGTGTTTGGTCGTTGACAAGAACGGATGAGGGAATCGTATGTGGGCATAGTAAAGGGACATATTTAATAAATAAGTGTTTTGAGGTTGTGAAAATCTCTGGGTATAAGAATGGGCAGAGTTTTCAGCCTATTCGGTTTAATGGTGTTACGGGGCGTTTTTGGATACAAAATGCTAGTGATGCGATTGTTTTGTATAAAGAACCTTTTGATCAAAATAAGCCCATAAAATATAGTCAGATTAATAATCCAGGTCAATCTTTGGCAGTATATGATGAGTATTTGTGGACCATAAAATCAGGAGAACATGATATCTATCGAATTCCAATAGAGTATCCTAGAAAAGGCCCTATTAAAGAGCAGTTGTTTTTGAGAAATAATGGTATATATGCAGAACGGACAGAGGTGCTTGATGGGGATCTAGCGTTTTTTACAGAGAAAGGTATTTTTCGATATGATACACTTAAAGATACTATTCGTGAAGCTACCTTTGCTAAAAAACCATTAGGTCAGTATTTCAACTCAAGTAAGACTTTTCGAGTTTCTCCTTTTACCTATTGGTTTTTGCATGGGAATGACATTGCTCTTTTTAAGAAGAATGATGAGCAAGTGAATCAATTATCACACTATGCCTTTGATGATCATCAGCATAGTTTAGTGGATGAATTTGAGTATATTTTTCCGTTAAATAGTAGTCAGTCTATTGTCTGTATTCAAAATGGCTTTACCATTGTGAATCATGATGAAACCCTTCATAATAATGCCTTGAAACTATGGATTGGAGAGCTAGAAGTTTATAGTTCGGACCATAAACTTGATCTATATAATGCGAATGATATCCCGTCTAATATCGTATTGACTTCCCCTGTAAAGAAGCTTTCGTTTAGTATTGGATCGGAACAACTTCCAAAGAAGAGACTTGTTACTAAGTACCGAATAAATAAGAGAGATAGTATCTGGACTGAGTTTGATCATACCAGACCTTTAACATTTTGTGAGTTAAAGCCTGGGAGTTATGCGTTGCAGATACGTAGTTGGAATGAGTTGGGAGTTGAGGAGGGGAACCTAACTCTTCCTTTTAAGGTCAATCAGAAATGGTATGAGTATATTAACTCGTTTGTGATTGGATCGATCTTATTTTTTATAACCATCTTTCTTATTGTGGTCCATTATATTGGGAAATATAATAGGCGTAAGATTCGTATCTTGACGTTAAAAAATCAACAGATTAAGCAGAGAGAGCATCGTAAAAAGCTTGAAGTAGAGAAGAAGGTTGTAGAGTTTCGGAATCAGAATCTAAGAAGTGAGTTGGATGCGAAGAGTCGACAGCTTATTCTTTTTGCGATGGATAAAGATCAGACCTCTAGAATACTAAATGATATAAAATTACGCTTTGCATCGTTGAAACAGGACCTAAAATATAGGCTGCCTGATAAATATTATGATGCACATGTAGCTTATCTCGATGAACTTATTGATAAGTATAGTGATACAGAAGAGCTACGTAAGTTTATTGATCAGCAACATAAGGATTTTATAAAAGAGTTGTTGTTTAGATGTCCAAGTTTGACTGATAAAGAGTTGAGGACTGCCATCTTAATAAAGATGGATTTTTCGAATCAGAAGATTGCTGAACTATTTCAAGTATCTGTTCGTTCTATTGAAATATACAGGTACAACATCCGTAAAAAGATGTCTCTAGATCATGCTGTGAATCTAAAAGATCACTTGATTGAGTTGTTTAATACGATGCAAATTCAATAA